In a genomic window of Pantoea agglomerans:
- a CDS encoding DsbA family protein yields the protein MQKEGLKADALVWGEGPRVFEIFLEPTCPFSVRAFNKLDALLDYVGEKEMTLKIRLQSQPWHLYSGLIVRYILAASTLPEGKHAARAVLKAVADHREEFEFTDHCRGPNMQTTPEEILARLQRYSGIDARAAFDRAELQNEIKWHCKYARQNGVHVSPTFMINGLIQADMGSGDEITAWAKRLMA from the coding sequence GTGCAGAAAGAAGGTTTAAAGGCTGATGCGCTGGTCTGGGGTGAGGGGCCGCGCGTTTTCGAGATTTTTCTGGAACCCACCTGCCCTTTTTCCGTGCGCGCTTTTAATAAGCTCGATGCGCTGCTGGACTATGTGGGCGAAAAAGAGATGACGCTTAAAATTCGTTTGCAGTCGCAGCCGTGGCATCTCTATTCGGGGCTGATTGTGCGCTATATCCTTGCCGCTTCAACCTTACCTGAGGGCAAGCACGCCGCCAGAGCGGTGCTGAAAGCGGTGGCCGATCATCGCGAAGAGTTCGAATTTACCGATCACTGCCGCGGGCCGAATATGCAGACGACGCCGGAAGAGATCCTGGCACGCCTGCAGCGCTATAGCGGTATTGACGCCCGCGCCGCTTTCGACCGGGCAGAGCTGCAAAATGAAATAAAGTGGCACTGCAAGTATGCGCGCCAGAATGGCGTACACGTTTCGCCAACCTTTATGATCAACGGCCTGATTCAAGCCGATATGGGCAGTGGTGATGAGATAACAGCATGGGCGAAGCGCCTGATGGCCTGA
- a CDS encoding flavin reductase family protein — translation MSHFRPVALQHASRLLNHGPTILITSQHPQTQRRNVMAAAWSTPVEFTPPRVAIVVDKATWSRELIESSGTFGVCVPAAAFANLTYAVGNTSGRERDKFADYNIQAIKGPELGVPLLEESCVAWLECRLLPATEAQQNYDTLFGEVVAAAADSRVFYDGRWHFSNENRALHTLHHLGGGQFVTVANSFSAKML, via the coding sequence ATGTCGCATTTCCGCCCGGTAGCGCTGCAACATGCCAGCCGTCTGCTTAACCACGGTCCTACCATTCTGATTACCAGCCAGCATCCGCAAACTCAGCGCCGCAACGTCATGGCCGCCGCCTGGTCGACCCCGGTAGAGTTTACCCCGCCGCGCGTGGCGATCGTGGTCGATAAAGCCACATGGTCGCGCGAGCTGATTGAATCGAGCGGCACCTTTGGCGTCTGCGTACCGGCTGCCGCCTTCGCCAATCTGACCTATGCCGTCGGCAATACGTCAGGGCGCGAGAGGGATAAATTCGCCGACTATAATATTCAGGCGATTAAAGGGCCGGAGCTGGGCGTGCCGCTGCTGGAAGAGAGCTGCGTCGCCTGGCTGGAGTGCCGGCTGCTGCCGGCAACAGAAGCGCAGCAAAATTACGACACCCTGTTTGGTGAAGTCGTGGCGGCGGCGGCTGACAGCCGGGTGTTTTATGACGGTCGCTGGCATTTCAGCAACGAAAACCGCGCGCTTCACACGTTGCATCATCTTGGCGGCGGGCAGTTCGTGACGGTTGCGAACAGCTTCAGCGCCAAAATGCTTTAG
- the ahr gene encoding NADPH-dependent aldehyde reductase Ahr codes for MKFKSYAAMTAGEALQPYEYDPGPLAAEDVEVEVDYCGVCHSDLSMIDNEWGISAYPLIAGHEVIGRVVALGDSAKNKGLSMGQRVGIGWTAKSCQYCDACINGEQVNCVNNNVPTISNHGGFASHLRANWQWVIPLPENLDAATAGPLLCGGITVFKPLLMHNITATSRVGVIGIGGLGHMAIKLLRALGAEVTAFSSSPSKTETIKQMGADHVVNSRDPEALNKLAGQFDLIISTVAVDLDWQPYFQALAAKGRFHTVGAVMKPFEVPAFSLILGDRGVTGSSTGSPGQLRSLLRLASRADVAPTVEYFPMSKINDALDHLRAGKAHYRIVLKADF; via the coding sequence ATGAAATTCAAAAGTTACGCGGCCATGACGGCCGGAGAAGCGCTTCAACCCTATGAGTACGATCCCGGCCCGCTGGCTGCGGAGGATGTTGAAGTAGAGGTGGATTATTGCGGCGTGTGCCACTCCGATCTCTCGATGATCGACAATGAGTGGGGCATTTCGGCCTATCCGCTTATCGCCGGTCACGAAGTGATTGGTCGCGTGGTCGCGCTGGGCGACAGCGCCAAAAACAAAGGCCTGAGCATGGGCCAGCGCGTCGGCATCGGCTGGACGGCGAAAAGCTGTCAGTACTGCGACGCCTGTATTAACGGCGAGCAGGTTAACTGCGTCAACAATAACGTTCCCACCATCAGCAATCACGGCGGCTTCGCCAGCCACCTGCGCGCCAACTGGCAATGGGTTATTCCGCTGCCGGAAAATCTCGACGCGGCTACTGCTGGCCCGCTGCTGTGCGGCGGCATCACCGTCTTCAAACCGCTGCTGATGCATAACATTACCGCCACCAGCCGGGTAGGGGTGATTGGTATCGGCGGTCTTGGCCATATGGCGATTAAACTGCTGCGCGCGCTGGGCGCAGAAGTCACGGCGTTTAGTTCGTCGCCTTCTAAAACTGAAACCATTAAACAGATGGGCGCCGATCATGTGGTTAACAGCCGCGATCCAGAGGCGCTGAACAAGCTGGCCGGCCAGTTTGATCTGATTATCAGCACCGTCGCGGTCGATCTCGACTGGCAGCCCTATTTCCAGGCGCTGGCGGCGAAGGGGCGTTTCCACACCGTTGGGGCGGTAATGAAGCCGTTTGAAGTACCGGCGTTTAGCCTGATCCTTGGCGATCGCGGCGTTACCGGCTCTTCTACCGGCTCGCCTGGCCAGCTGCGCTCGCTGCTTCGCCTGGCGTCGCGCGCAGATGTCGCGCCGACCGTGGAATATTTCCCGATGTCAAAAATCAATGACGCGCTCGATCACCTGCGCGCCGGTAAGGCGCACTATCGCATCGTGCTGAAGGCGGACTTCTGA
- the gstA gene encoding glutathione transferase GstA produces MKLFYKAGACSLTTHIILHETGLPHTSVAVDLKTKRTAEGDDFLAINSKGYVPALQLDNGHVLTEGAVIAQYLADLKPESHLLPASGEARYAVLEWMNFISTELHKGIGAFFNPAITPEWKAAATATLTKRLDWLAEALGENRYLHADHFTIADAYLFNVLSWFRVVDFSLDRWPALQRFAATHAQRPSVIAAMKSEGLM; encoded by the coding sequence ATGAAGCTGTTCTACAAAGCGGGCGCCTGCTCGCTGACTACCCACATTATTCTGCATGAAACCGGTTTGCCGCATACCTCCGTCGCGGTGGATTTAAAAACCAAACGTACCGCGGAAGGCGACGATTTTCTGGCGATCAACAGCAAAGGCTATGTGCCAGCGCTGCAGCTGGATAATGGCCATGTGCTGACCGAGGGCGCGGTTATCGCTCAGTATCTGGCGGATTTAAAGCCGGAGAGTCATTTGCTGCCGGCAAGCGGCGAAGCACGCTATGCGGTGCTGGAGTGGATGAACTTTATTTCAACTGAACTGCATAAGGGCATCGGTGCCTTTTTCAACCCGGCCATTACGCCGGAGTGGAAGGCGGCAGCAACCGCAACCCTGACTAAACGCCTTGACTGGCTGGCGGAAGCGCTGGGCGAAAACCGCTATCTGCACGCTGACCACTTCACCATTGCCGATGCCTATCTGTTCAACGTGCTGAGCTGGTTCCGCGTGGTTGATTTCAGCCTGGATCGCTGGCCGGCACTGCAGCGCTTTGCGGCGACGCATGCGCAGCGTCCGTCGGTGATCGCCGCGATGAAATCGGAAGGCCTGATGTAA
- a CDS encoding sterol desaturase family protein encodes MLWLWNAGIVLLTVVAMEITAALSHKYIMHGWGWGWHRSHHEPHSGWFEVNDLYAVVFAGLAILLIYLGSRGVWPLQWIGAGMTLYGLLYFIVHDGLVHQRWPFKYIPRRGYFKRLYMAHRLHHAVRGREDCVSFGFLYAPPLEKLQATLRQRHGRRPNADAARVRQDAAEKQPPET; translated from the coding sequence ATGCTGTGGTTGTGGAATGCTGGGATCGTATTACTGACCGTCGTAGCGATGGAGATTACCGCCGCGCTGTCGCATAAATATATTATGCACGGCTGGGGATGGGGCTGGCACCGGTCGCATCATGAACCGCACAGCGGCTGGTTTGAAGTGAACGATCTCTATGCTGTGGTGTTCGCCGGGCTGGCGATTCTGTTGATCTACCTGGGCAGCCGCGGCGTCTGGCCGCTACAGTGGATAGGCGCAGGCATGACGCTTTACGGCCTGCTCTATTTTATTGTGCATGACGGGCTGGTACACCAGCGCTGGCCTTTTAAGTACATACCGCGTCGCGGCTACTTTAAACGACTCTACATGGCGCACCGGCTGCACCATGCGGTGCGCGGCCGGGAAGACTGCGTCTCCTTCGGCTTCCTCTATGCGCCGCCGCTGGAGAAATTACAGGCGACGCTGCGTCAGCGTCACGGACGTCGGCCTAACGCGGACGCTGCCAGAGTTCGGCAGGACGCGGCGGAGAAGCAGCCGCCCGAGACCTGA
- the crtB gene encoding 15-cis-phytoene synthase CrtB, with protein MHNPTLLHHAVETMEVGSKSFATASKLFDAKTRRSVLMLYAWCRHCDDVIDDQQLGFPGEVPSAQTPQQRLANLERKTRQAYAGAQMHEPAFAAFQEVAIAHDISPAYAFDHLEGFAMDVRGARYETFQDTLRYCYHVAGVVGLMMAQIMGVRDEAVLDRACDLGLAFQLTNIARDIVEDARVGRCYLPESWLEEAGLDRLHFADRAHRPALANLARRLVSEAEPYYASASAGLAGLPLRSAWAIATAKEVYRRIGVKVYGAGETAWDRRQSTSKQEKLLLLAAGAAQAIRSRAAASPPRPAELWQRPR; from the coding sequence ATGCATAATCCGACGCTGCTGCACCATGCCGTAGAGACGATGGAAGTCGGTTCGAAGAGTTTCGCCACCGCCTCAAAGCTGTTCGACGCGAAAACGCGCCGCAGCGTGCTGATGCTCTACGCCTGGTGCCGCCACTGTGATGATGTGATCGATGACCAGCAGCTTGGCTTTCCAGGCGAGGTTCCTTCGGCGCAGACCCCGCAGCAGCGTCTGGCAAATCTGGAGCGCAAAACCCGCCAGGCCTACGCGGGCGCGCAAATGCATGAACCCGCCTTCGCCGCCTTTCAGGAGGTGGCGATCGCCCACGATATCTCTCCCGCTTACGCTTTCGACCATCTGGAAGGGTTTGCAATGGACGTCCGCGGCGCGCGTTATGAAACCTTTCAGGATACGCTGCGCTACTGCTACCACGTGGCGGGCGTGGTGGGATTAATGATGGCGCAAATTATGGGGGTGCGCGACGAGGCGGTGCTGGATCGCGCCTGCGATCTCGGCCTCGCCTTTCAGCTGACCAATATTGCGCGCGATATCGTTGAGGATGCGCGAGTCGGCCGCTGCTATTTGCCGGAAAGCTGGCTGGAGGAGGCCGGGCTGGATCGTCTTCACTTTGCCGATCGCGCTCATCGCCCGGCGCTGGCGAATCTGGCGCGGCGGCTGGTGAGCGAGGCGGAGCCCTACTACGCCTCTGCGTCGGCCGGGCTGGCCGGGCTGCCGCTGCGCTCTGCGTGGGCGATCGCCACGGCGAAAGAGGTTTATCGCCGCATTGGGGTTAAGGTCTACGGCGCGGGGGAAACGGCCTGGGATCGCCGCCAGTCCACCAGCAAACAGGAGAAGCTTCTGCTGCTGGCGGCGGGGGCGGCGCAGGCGATCAGGTCTCGGGCGGCTGCTTCTCCGCCGCGTCCTGCCGAACTCTGGCAGCGTCCGCGTTAG
- a CDS encoding phytoene desaturase, translated as MKHTTVIGAGFGGLALAIRLQAAGVPTRLLEQRDKPGGRAYVYQDQGFTFDAGPTVITDPSAIEELFALAGKSMRDYVELLPVTPFYRLCWETGEVFNYDNDQARLEAEIRKFNPADVAGYQRFLDYSRAVFAEGYLKLGTVPFLSFRDMLRAAPQLARLQAWRSVYSKVASFIEDDKLRQAFSFHSLLVGGNPFATSSIYTLIHALEREWGVWFPRGGTGALVQGMLKLFQDLGGTLELNARVSHIEAKEAAISAVHLEDGRVFETRAVASNADVVHTYGDLLGRHPAAAAQAKKLKGKRMSNSLFVLYFGLNHHHDQLAHHTVCFGPRYRELIDEIFNRDGLAEDFSLYLHAPCVTDPSLAPPGCGSYYVLAPVPHLGTADLDWNVEGPRLRDRIFAYLEEHYMPGLRSQLVTHRIFTPFDFRDQLNAYQGSAFSVEPILRQSAWFRPHNRDSHIRNLYLVGAGTHPGAGIPGVIGSAKATASLMLEDLHA; from the coding sequence ATGAAGCACACCACGGTAATTGGCGCAGGATTTGGCGGGCTGGCACTGGCAATTCGCCTCCAGGCAGCAGGCGTTCCAACGCGGCTGCTGGAGCAGCGCGACAAGCCGGGCGGCCGCGCCTATGTTTATCAGGATCAGGGCTTTACCTTTGACGCGGGCCCGACGGTGATCACCGATCCGTCCGCTATTGAAGAGCTGTTCGCCCTGGCGGGAAAATCGATGCGCGACTATGTCGAGCTGCTGCCGGTGACCCCTTTTTACCGGCTCTGCTGGGAGACGGGCGAGGTGTTTAACTACGATAACGACCAGGCGCGGCTGGAAGCGGAGATCCGCAAATTTAATCCAGCCGACGTGGCGGGCTATCAGCGCTTCCTCGACTATTCGCGCGCCGTGTTCGCCGAAGGCTACCTGAAGCTCGGCACCGTGCCCTTTTTGTCGTTCCGCGATATGCTGCGCGCCGCACCGCAGCTGGCGCGCCTGCAGGCGTGGCGCAGCGTTTACAGCAAGGTGGCGAGCTTTATCGAGGATGATAAGCTGCGGCAGGCCTTTTCGTTTCACTCGCTGCTGGTCGGCGGCAACCCCTTCGCCACCTCGTCGATCTATACGCTGATCCACGCGCTGGAGCGCGAATGGGGCGTCTGGTTTCCGCGCGGCGGCACCGGCGCGCTGGTGCAGGGCATGCTGAAGCTGTTCCAGGATTTAGGCGGCACGCTGGAGCTGAACGCGCGCGTCAGCCATATCGAGGCGAAAGAGGCCGCGATTTCCGCCGTGCATCTGGAGGATGGTCGGGTATTTGAAACCCGCGCGGTCGCCTCTAACGCCGATGTGGTGCATACCTATGGCGATCTGCTCGGCAGGCACCCCGCCGCCGCCGCACAGGCCAAAAAGCTGAAAGGCAAGCGCATGAGCAACTCGCTGTTTGTGCTCTATTTTGGCCTGAACCATCATCACGATCAGCTGGCGCACCACACCGTCTGCTTCGGGCCGCGCTACCGTGAGCTGATTGACGAGATCTTTAACCGCGACGGGCTGGCGGAAGATTTCTCGCTCTATCTCCATGCGCCCTGCGTGACCGATCCCTCGCTGGCGCCGCCGGGCTGCGGCAGCTACTACGTGCTGGCACCGGTTCCCCATCTTGGCACCGCCGATCTCGACTGGAACGTTGAGGGGCCGCGCCTGCGCGATCGCATTTTCGCCTATCTCGAAGAGCACTATATGCCCGGCCTGCGCAGCCAGCTGGTCACTCACCGCATCTTCACGCCGTTCGATTTCCGCGACCAGCTTAATGCCTATCAGGGCTCTGCGTTTTCCGTTGAGCCGATTTTGCGCCAGAGCGCCTGGTTCCGGCCCCATAACCGCGACAGCCATATCCGCAATCTCTATCTGGTCGGCGCGGGTACGCACCCAGGCGCGGGCATCCCCGGCGTGATCGGTTCCGCCAAAGCCACCGCAAGCCTGATGCTGGAGGATCTGCATGCATAA
- the crtY gene encoding lycopene beta-cyclase CrtY, with translation MTSQYDLLLLGAGLANGLLALRLKALQPQLRVLVLDAHAHAGGNHTWCFHEEDLSAAQHQWIAPLVAHRWPHYEVRFPALTRQLNSGYFCVTSARFDEVLRATLGDALRLNQTVASSGPDHVQLASGEVLRARAVIDGRGYQPDAALQIGFQSFVGQEWRLSQPHQLEGPILMDAAVDQQGGYRFVYTLPLSPTRLLIEDTHYINDASLATAQARQNICDYATRQGWQLETLLREERGALPITLAGDFDRFWHHRAPCVGLRAGLFHPTTGYSLPLAATLADALAAEADFSPEALAPRIHRFAQAAWRKQGFFRMLNRMLFLAAEGDRRWRVMQRFYGLPEGLIARFYAGRLTLADRARILSGKPPVPVLAALQAILTHPSGRRASR, from the coding sequence ATGACATCGCAGTATGATCTGCTGTTGCTCGGCGCCGGTCTGGCGAACGGGCTGCTGGCGCTGCGGCTGAAAGCGCTCCAGCCGCAGCTGCGCGTGCTGGTGCTTGATGCCCACGCCCACGCCGGTGGCAATCACACCTGGTGCTTTCACGAAGAGGATCTCAGCGCCGCGCAGCATCAGTGGATTGCGCCGCTGGTGGCGCACCGCTGGCCGCACTACGAGGTACGCTTTCCCGCGCTGACGCGCCAGCTTAACAGCGGCTATTTTTGCGTCACTTCCGCGCGCTTTGACGAGGTGCTGCGCGCGACGCTCGGCGACGCGCTGCGGCTTAACCAGACCGTCGCCAGCAGCGGCCCCGATCACGTGCAGCTCGCCAGCGGCGAAGTGCTGCGCGCGCGCGCCGTCATTGACGGCCGCGGCTATCAGCCCGACGCCGCCCTGCAGATTGGCTTTCAGTCCTTTGTCGGTCAGGAGTGGCGCCTGAGCCAGCCGCATCAGCTGGAGGGGCCGATTCTGATGGACGCGGCCGTGGATCAGCAGGGGGGCTATCGCTTCGTCTATACCCTGCCGCTCTCGCCGACGCGTCTGCTGATTGAAGATACCCACTATATTAACGACGCCTCGCTGGCGACGGCGCAGGCGCGGCAGAATATCTGCGACTACGCCACCCGCCAGGGCTGGCAGCTGGAGACGCTGCTGCGCGAAGAGCGCGGCGCGCTGCCGATTACGCTGGCGGGCGATTTCGACCGCTTCTGGCATCATCGCGCCCCCTGCGTCGGCCTGCGCGCCGGGCTTTTTCACCCCACGACCGGCTACTCCCTGCCGCTGGCGGCGACGCTGGCGGACGCGCTCGCCGCAGAGGCGGACTTCTCCCCTGAGGCGCTCGCGCCGCGTATTCACCGCTTTGCGCAGGCGGCGTGGCGTAAACAGGGCTTTTTCCGCATGCTTAACCGCATGCTGTTCCTGGCGGCCGAGGGCGATCGGCGCTGGCGCGTAATGCAGCGCTTTTACGGCCTGCCCGAGGGGCTGATCGCCCGGTTTTACGCCGGACGGCTGACGCTGGCCGACCGCGCGCGCATTCTTAGCGGCAAGCCGCCGGTCCCGGTGCTGGCGGCGCTGCAGGCTATTCTCACCCACCCTTCTGGACGAAGAGCATCACGATGA
- a CDS encoding glycosyltransferase: MSHFAAIAPPFYSHVRALQALAQSLIARGHRVTFIQQAEVATLLSDAAIGFHAIGLETHPVGTLDRTLALAAHPGGLGILRLIRDMASSTDMLCRELPEALRALAVDGVIVDQMAPAGGLVAEALRLPFVSVACALPVNREAHFPLPVMPFLWGTSSAARERFASSEKIYDWLMRSHDRVLARHADAFGLADRRQPHQCLSPLAQISQLPHALDFPRRELPAHFHATGPLREPPAAAAAPLFSNREQPRVFASLGTLQGGRYGLFKTLAKACRELEAELLIAHCGGLSDFQARKLLRAGAARVAAFVDQRAALAQADVAITHGGLNTVLDAVTYGTPLLAIPLAFDQPGIAARLAHHGLGMRASRFSTSHQIARRLRRLLDDGAVKQRMTRLQPQLAACGGVERAAEITERALLTRQPVRAEKYYDIAV, translated from the coding sequence ATGAGCCATTTCGCCGCGATCGCCCCTCCCTTTTACAGCCACGTGCGCGCGCTTCAGGCGCTGGCGCAGAGCCTGATAGCGCGCGGCCATCGGGTGACCTTTATTCAGCAGGCGGAGGTTGCCACCCTGCTCAGCGACGCCGCTATCGGCTTTCACGCCATCGGCCTGGAAACGCATCCTGTCGGCACGCTCGACCGTACGCTGGCGCTGGCGGCCCATCCCGGCGGCCTGGGCATTCTGCGCCTGATCCGCGATATGGCCAGCAGCACCGATATGCTGTGCCGCGAGCTGCCGGAGGCGCTGCGGGCGCTGGCGGTAGATGGCGTGATCGTCGATCAGATGGCGCCAGCGGGCGGGCTGGTGGCGGAGGCGCTGCGGCTGCCCTTCGTTTCGGTCGCCTGCGCCCTGCCGGTCAATCGTGAAGCCCATTTTCCATTGCCGGTCATGCCTTTTTTGTGGGGTACCAGCAGCGCCGCGCGCGAGCGGTTCGCCTCCAGCGAAAAAATTTATGACTGGCTGATGCGCAGCCACGATCGCGTGCTGGCGCGCCATGCCGACGCCTTTGGCCTTGCCGACCGCCGTCAGCCGCACCAGTGCCTGTCGCCGCTGGCGCAAATCAGCCAGCTGCCGCACGCCCTCGACTTTCCGCGCCGCGAGCTGCCGGCCCATTTCCACGCCACCGGCCCGCTGCGCGAACCGCCCGCCGCTGCCGCAGCGCCGCTGTTCAGCAACCGCGAGCAGCCGCGCGTTTTCGCCTCGCTGGGCACGCTGCAGGGCGGCCGTTACGGGCTGTTTAAAACGCTGGCGAAAGCCTGTCGCGAACTGGAGGCGGAGCTGCTGATCGCCCACTGTGGCGGCCTGAGCGATTTTCAGGCGCGTAAACTGCTGCGCGCCGGGGCGGCGCGGGTAGCCGCCTTTGTCGATCAGCGCGCCGCGCTGGCGCAGGCGGACGTGGCCATTACCCACGGCGGCTTAAATACGGTGCTCGACGCCGTAACCTATGGCACGCCGCTGCTGGCGATTCCGCTGGCATTCGATCAGCCCGGCATTGCCGCGCGGCTGGCGCACCATGGCCTGGGGATGCGCGCATCGCGCTTCTCCACCAGCCATCAGATTGCGCGTCGCCTGCGTCGCCTGCTGGACGATGGTGCGGTTAAGCAGCGCATGACGCGCCTGCAGCCGCAGCTGGCCGCCTGCGGCGGCGTCGAGCGCGCGGCTGAGATTACCGAGCGCGCGCTGCTGACGCGCCAGCCGGTGCGCGCGGAGAAGTACTATGACATCGCAGTATGA
- the fni gene encoding type 2 isopentenyl-diphosphate Delta-isomerase, with product MKDTDLTKRKNDHLDIVLRNTAPASGSFARWHFTHCALPELHLDQIDLRTRLFNRPMQAPFLISSMTGGAARALSINHHLAEAAQTLGLALGVGSQRVALESDNDSGLTRDLRRIAPDIPLLANLGAAQILGEQGRRLARNAVSMIEADALIVHLNPLQEALQRGGDRDWRGVLQAIAQLVKSLEVPVVVKEVGAGISAEVAQRLAEAGVSMIDIAGAGGTSWAAVEGERASTPQQRAVAMAFASWGIPTDEALRAVRDRLPAIPLIASGGIRDGIDAAKALRLGADIVGQAAAVLSSALHSTDAVVAHFNTLIEQLRVACFCTGSANLRQLRLAPLHRAGETL from the coding sequence ATGAAGGACACGGACCTGACGAAACGCAAAAACGATCATCTGGACATTGTTCTGCGTAATACCGCGCCGGCGTCGGGCAGCTTCGCCCGCTGGCACTTTACCCACTGCGCCCTGCCGGAGCTGCACCTGGATCAGATCGATCTGCGCACGCGGCTGTTCAATCGCCCCATGCAGGCGCCCTTTCTTATTAGCTCAATGACCGGCGGCGCGGCGCGCGCCCTCTCGATTAATCACCATCTTGCCGAAGCGGCGCAGACGCTGGGTCTGGCGCTGGGGGTCGGTTCGCAGCGCGTGGCGCTGGAAAGCGACAACGATTCTGGCCTGACGCGCGATTTACGCCGTATCGCCCCGGATATTCCGCTGCTGGCGAACCTCGGCGCGGCGCAGATTCTGGGCGAACAGGGCCGCAGGCTGGCGCGAAATGCGGTAAGCATGATCGAGGCGGATGCGCTGATCGTCCATCTTAATCCGCTGCAGGAAGCGCTGCAGCGCGGCGGCGATCGCGACTGGCGCGGCGTGCTGCAGGCGATTGCGCAGCTGGTGAAGTCGCTGGAGGTGCCGGTGGTGGTGAAAGAGGTTGGCGCGGGCATCTCGGCCGAGGTTGCGCAGCGGCTCGCCGAGGCGGGCGTCAGCATGATCGATATCGCAGGTGCGGGCGGCACCAGCTGGGCGGCGGTAGAGGGCGAACGCGCCAGCACCCCGCAGCAGCGCGCGGTGGCGATGGCCTTTGCCAGCTGGGGTATTCCCACAGATGAAGCCTTACGCGCGGTGCGCGACAGACTGCCTGCCATACCGCTTATCGCCTCAGGCGGCATCCGCGACGGCATCGACGCGGCGAAGGCGCTGCGGCTCGGCGCGGATATCGTTGGCCAGGCGGCGGCGGTGCTCAGCAGCGCCCTGCACTCTACGGATGCGGTGGTCGCGCACTTTAACACGCTGATTGAACAGCTGCGCGTCGCCTGTTTCTGCACCGGCAGCGCTAATCTGCGCCAGCTGCGCCTTGCGCCGCTGCATCGCGCCGGAGAAACGCTATGA
- a CDS encoding polyprenyl synthetase family protein, which produces MLLAIIEQRLDRLLPVESERDCVGLAMREGALAPGKRIRPVLLMLAAHDLGYRDELSGLLDFACAVEMVHAASLILDDIPCMDDAELRRGRPTIHRQFGEPVAILAAVALLSRAFGVIALADGISSQAKTQAVAELSHSVGIQGLVQGQFLDLTEGGQPRSADAIQLTNHFKTSALFSAAMQMAAIIAGAPLASREKLHRFARDLGQAFQLLDDLTDGQSDTGKDAHQDVGKSTLVNMLGSKAVEKRLRDHLRRADRHLASACDSGYATRHFVQAWFDKKLAMVG; this is translated from the coding sequence ATGTTACTGGCGATTATTGAACAGCGTCTTGACCGACTGCTGCCGGTAGAAAGCGAACGCGACTGCGTGGGGCTCGCCATGCGCGAAGGCGCGCTGGCGCCGGGCAAACGCATCCGGCCGGTACTGCTGATGCTGGCCGCTCACGACCTTGGCTATCGCGACGAACTCAGCGGGCTGCTCGACTTCGCCTGCGCCGTCGAGATGGTGCATGCCGCCTCGCTGATACTCGACGATATTCCCTGCATGGACGATGCCGAACTGCGGCGCGGCCGGCCGACAATCCATCGCCAGTTCGGCGAGCCGGTGGCGATTCTCGCCGCCGTCGCCCTGCTGAGCCGCGCCTTCGGCGTGATTGCGCTGGCGGACGGCATCAGCAGCCAGGCGAAGACCCAGGCCGTGGCGGAGCTTTCCCATTCAGTCGGCATTCAGGGGCTGGTGCAGGGACAGTTTCTCGATCTGACCGAAGGCGGCCAGCCGCGCAGCGCCGACGCCATTCAGCTGACCAACCACTTTAAAACCAGCGCGCTGTTCAGCGCGGCGATGCAGATGGCCGCCATCATCGCCGGCGCGCCGCTGGCGTCGCGTGAAAAGCTGCACCGCTTCGCGCGGGATCTCGGCCAGGCCTTTCAGCTGCTGGACGACCTGACCGACGGCCAGAGCGACACGGGAAAAGATGCCCATCAGGACGTGGGGAAATCGACGCTGGTGAACATGCTGGGCAGCAAAGCGGTAGAAAAGCGCCTGCGCGACCATCTGCGACGCGCCGATCGCCACCTCGCTTCGGCCTGCGACAGCGGCTACGCCACCCGGCACTTCGTGCAGGCCTGGTTCGATAAAAAACTCGCTATGGTCGGCTGA
- a CDS encoding YtfJ family protein yields the protein MKLYPLLLISLLFPLLAAAHSVETGKPLPPVFIANEGELVMQHEMLGYQRWSSQSLTGKVRMVIHVAGRLSAKEQNAPLIAAVQQANFPRSRFQTTTIVNTDDAIPGSAIFVERSIKSSKRDAPWQHFVIDSSGVARNSWQLTPHGSAVMLLDAQGVVRFARDGALTPQEVRQAIALLNQLLSTAAAPSDPALSS from the coding sequence GTGAAACTCTACCCACTGCTGCTTATCAGCCTGCTGTTTCCTCTCCTTGCCGCTGCACACAGCGTTGAAACGGGAAAACCTCTTCCGCCGGTCTTTATCGCCAACGAGGGCGAGCTGGTGATGCAGCATGAGATGCTGGGCTATCAGCGCTGGAGCAGCCAGTCGCTGACCGGCAAAGTCCGCATGGTGATCCACGTCGCCGGGCGGCTGTCGGCCAAAGAGCAAAACGCGCCGCTGATCGCCGCCGTCCAACAGGCAAACTTTCCGCGCAGCCGCTTTCAGACCACCACTATCGTCAATACCGACGACGCCATTCCAGGCAGCGCCATTTTTGTCGAGCGCAGCATTAAATCGAGCAAGCGCGACGCGCCCTGGCAGCATTTCGTGATCGACAGCAGCGGTGTGGCGCGCAACAGCTGGCAGCTGACGCCGCACGGCTCCGCCGTGATGCTGCTGGACGCACAGGGGGTGGTGCGCTTCGCCAGAGATGGCGCGCTGACGCCGCAGGAGGTCAGGCAGGCTATTGCTTTGCTCAACCAGCTGCTTTCCACTGCCGCGGCGCCATCTGACCCGGCACTTAGTTCGTGA